AAGAACAAAGAACTGTCCGCTCTGAAGCGAACCATTTGACGTTTACCGACAGCAGGCCAACAACAAAAACCCCCACCGAAGTGGGGGCGTGTATGAAGAGTCGCTTACCAGCGGTCGTTGCGCTGAGGGCGGCTGTTGCTGTAGCTGCCTTCGGGGGCGGCTTTGGTCACCACGATCTTGGCGGCCTGGGGGCCCTTGCCGTTCTGGCCTTCCTGAATCTCGAACTCGACCTCGTCGCCTTCATTCAGCTTCTTGAAGCCGCTGCCCTGGATGGCGCTGAAGTGCGCGAAGACATCCGGGCTGCCGGGCGTCTCAATGAAACCGAAACCTTTTTCCGCGTTGAACCACTTTACTTTACCTGTCGCCATATCATCCAACTCCTCATATGCAACTACCAGCGGTGTGGCTAAACCACTACGCGCTCGTCACCACTTTCATGGGATGGGACATTATGGCAAAATTACGCGCACATTACAACCTGTCCAGACGAAGGCCATGAATTTCCCCGGAAGACGTGCTGGCACGGCAAAAAGCAGGAATCGCTCTGCCGACCAGCGCACGGCACTCAGGCTTCGCGTGCAGTCTTCAGTGCGACGGTCCACCAGTTCAGCTCGTCGAGCATTGCCTGCACGCCCGGCTGGAGGTGGGCCATATCTTCCAGAGCCGCTCCCTGCTGCCACGCTCCGAAGAAGTCTGCTCCCTGGATGTGAACGCCGGTACGGGTGGGAGCCATCTGAAGCTCGACGGCGATCATACGAAGCTGCTCGATGGCACGCGCCGCCCCTACCGAGCCGTAGCCCACAAAAGCGGCAGGTTTTCTGTTCCATTCCGTGTACGCGTAGTCGAGCGCATTCTTGAGAACGGCGGTGGGCGCGTGGTTGTACTCGGCGGTCAGGAAAATGTAGCCGTCAAACTCTGCAATCTTCTTCTGCCAGCGCACGGCCACTTCGTTCTGGGTGGGCACGTAAGCGTTCGAGGCGACTTCATCGAAAAACGGCATCGGGAAGTCGCGCAGATCGACCAGTTCGTACTCGGCGTCGGTGCGCTGGGCAACGATACCCTGAAGCCAGGCGGCGGGCTTGTCGGCAAAACGAGTGGCGCGGGTGCTGCTGATGATAATCGCGATCTTGGGCATATGAACTCCTGTAGGACGAACCCGAAAAAAGAGAGGTCGGAGGCTCGGTATCGAGCTGTTTACAGGAGTGATTGTACTGTAAAAATCCAAGTGCTTTATTTAATTAAGTCTTAAGAATACTGGCGACAGCTCGGCCTGCTACCCGCCCACTGAACAGGCAGCCACCCAGAAAGGTTCCTTCCAGACTGCGGTAGCCGTGCAGCCCGCCTCCACCGAAACCCGCCACCTCACCCGCCGCGTACAGTCCTGGCAGCGGCGCACCCGAAACGGTCAGGACGCGGCCCAGCAGATCGGTTTCAAGGCCGCCCAACGATTTACGGGTCAGAATATTCATTCGGACGGCAATCAGTGGCCCATCTGCACTGCTGAGCAGCGGCGCAGGCTTTGCCACACGCGTCAGGCGGTCGCCCAGATACGCCCTCGCCCCACGCACGGCGGCAAGCTGGGTATCCTTGCCAAACGGGTTGGCAAGCTGAGCGTCGCGCTCGCGCACCTCGCGCTCGACTGTCTCCAGCCGCAACAGATCGTTGCCGACCAGGGCATTCATGCCGCTTACCAAGTCTGGCAGGGTGCGCCGCACCACAAAATCTTCACCCTGCTCCATGAACGCCCGCACCGGAGCCTGCACGCCGCGTACCCGTGACAGCACCAGCCCCACATCGCGCCCGGTCAGGTCGGGGTTCTGCTCACTGCCCGACAGCGCGAATTCGCGGCGGATGATCGCCTCATTGAGCAGAAACCAGGTGTACGGGTAGCCATGACGGGTGATGTGCGTGAGGGAAGCGAGCGTGTCGAAGCCCGGATAATTTGGAAACGGCAGCCGAACGCCGCTGGGACCAAGCCACAGGCTGCTGGGGCCGGGCAATACCCGGATGCCGTGATTCTCCCAGACCGGATTCCAGTTCCGCAGGCCCTCGGTGTAGTGCCACATGCGGTCGGCATTGATGACGTGTCCACCTGCCCGCTGCGTCACCTCGCGCATGTAGCCGTCGACGTGGCGCGGCACACCCGACACCATGAATTCGGGCGCTGGCCCCAGTCGGTCGGTCGGCCAATGACGGCGCACCAGATCGTGATTGCCGCCGATGCCGCCCGACGTGACCACCACCGCTTCGGCGCTCAGGTCGAAGTCGCCGCTCACCACCCGCGAGCTCCGCGCTCCTCTCGCCGCTCCGTCGTCTTCCAGGCGCTCGCCCGACACGCCCACCACCGTGCCGCCCCGCAGCGTCAGGGCCGTGACGCGGTGCCGAAAGCGCAGTTCGATGCGCCCCGCCTGCACATGCTCCTGCACCCGCCGGATAAACGGCTCCAGCACGCCCGGCCCGGTGCCCCAGGTGACGTGAAAACGCGGCACGCTGTTGCCGGGGCCGCCCGCTCCCTGCCCGCCGCGCTCGGCCCAGCCCACCGCCGGAAACCAGCGCATGCCCATGCGGTGCAGCCACGCCCGCTTTTCACCCGCCGCAAACTCCAGATAAGCGGCGGCCCAGCGGCGCGGCCAGTCGTCTTCCGG
This genomic stretch from Deinococcus ruber harbors:
- a CDS encoding cold-shock protein — translated: MATGKVKWFNAEKGFGFIETPGSPDVFAHFSAIQGSGFKKLNEGDEVEFEIQEGQNGKGPQAAKIVVTKAAPEGSYSNSRPQRNDRW
- a CDS encoding NADPH-dependent FMN reductase, yielding MPKIAIIISSTRATRFADKPAAWLQGIVAQRTDAEYELVDLRDFPMPFFDEVASNAYVPTQNEVAVRWQKKIAEFDGYIFLTAEYNHAPTAVLKNALDYAYTEWNRKPAAFVGYGSVGAARAIEQLRMIAVELQMAPTRTGVHIQGADFFGAWQQGAALEDMAHLQPGVQAMLDELNWWTVALKTAREA
- a CDS encoding FAD-binding dehydrogenase — its product is MTLETGAIVVGAGLAGLVAAAEIADAGVRVVLLDQEGPQNLGGQAFWSFGGLFFIDSPEQRRLGIRDSYELAASDWWDTAGFDRPEDDWPRRWAAAYLEFAAGEKRAWLHRMGMRWFPAVGWAERGGQGAGGPGNSVPRFHVTWGTGPGVLEPFIRRVQEHVQAGRIELRFRHRVTALTLRGGTVVGVSGERLEDDGAARGARSSRVVSGDFDLSAEAVVVTSGGIGGNHDLVRRHWPTDRLGPAPEFMVSGVPRHVDGYMREVTQRAGGHVINADRMWHYTEGLRNWNPVWENHGIRVLPGPSSLWLGPSGVRLPFPNYPGFDTLASLTHITRHGYPYTWFLLNEAIIRREFALSGSEQNPDLTGRDVGLVLSRVRGVQAPVRAFMEQGEDFVVRRTLPDLVSGMNALVGNDLLRLETVEREVRERDAQLANPFGKDTQLAAVRGARAYLGDRLTRVAKPAPLLSSADGPLIAVRMNILTRKSLGGLETDLLGRVLTVSGAPLPGLYAAGEVAGFGGGGLHGYRSLEGTFLGGCLFSGRVAGRAVASILKT